The Ehrlichia chaffeensis str. Arkansas DNA segment ATCATGTTCTTTTAATGGATGTGTTTTTTACTTTTAGGAGTTATGTAATATTGTTAGTATAGTCTTAATGTTAGCGGTGTTTGTATAGGTCGTTATTAATTCTGTTAGTTTTTTGGTAATTTCTAATATTGTATAAGGCTTTATGTTAAAGGATAGTGATAAAGTATTTACTAATCTTAGTGGTCAATATTCTCCGTTTTTGAGATCTGCAAAAAGTAGGGGTATTTGGAGTAATATTTTAGAAATATTAAACTTAGGTCCTGAACATATTATTCAAGAAATAAAAAAATCAGGATTGCGTGGTAGAGGTGGAGCAGGATTTTCTACAGGATTGAAATGGAGCTTCATGCCAAAAACTAGAAAAGAAGGACAGCCAGCATATTTAATAATTAATGCAGATGAATCAGAACCTGGTACATGTAAGGACCGTGATATATTAAGATATGACCCTCATAGGCTTATTGAAGGAATATTAATAGCTGGTTTTGCAATGAATGTAACTACAGCTTATATTTATATTCGTGGTGAGTTTTATAATGAGTATTTAGTATTATCTAAAGCTTTAGAGGAAGCTTATAAAGCTAAGTTAATAGGGAAGAATGCATGTAATTCTGGGTATGATTTAGATATTTTTATTCATAGAGGTGCTGGAGCATATATTTGTGGTGAGGAAACTGCTCAACTTGAATCATTAGAAGGAAGAAAAGGTATGCCAAGATTGAAGCCTCCTTTTCCAGCTGCAATAGGGTTATATGGCTGTCCTACTACTATTAATAATGTTGAAACTATTGCAACTGTTAGTGAGATCATGAGGAGAGGTAGTGATTGGTTTGCATCTCTCGGAAGAGAAAATAATACTGGTACTAAGATTTTTTGTATATCAGGTCATGTGAATAACCCATGTAATGTAGAAGAGGAATTAGGGATTCCCATGAAGGAGCTTATAGAAAAATATGCAGGAGGTGTTCGTGGAGGATGGGATAATTTATTAGCAGTAATACCTGGTGGTTCATCAGTACCAATGCTTCCAAAGTCTATTTGTGACACTGTAAATATGGATTTTGATTCTTTAAGAGCTGTACAATCAGGGTTAGGTACTGCAGGACTAATAGTTATGGACAAATCAACAGATCTAATAGCAGCTATAGAAAGATTATCACATTTTTATATGCATGAATCTTGTGGACAATGTACACCATGTAGAGAAGGTACTGGTTGGATGTGGAGAATCATGAAGAAAATGGTAAAAGGTGATGCTACATCTGAAAGCATTGATTTATTATTGAATATTACACATCAAGTAGAAGGGCATACTATATGTGCTCTTGGTGATGCTGCAGCTTGGCCTATACAAGGATTAATTAGACATTTTAGAAATGTTATTGAAGATCGGATAAGGGATTATAATAATGATAAATTAACTTAATCTCTATGTGTTATGGTTTTTATTTGTATTTAAAAATATATCTGTTTTTCATGTTAATGTACTGTTAGGGGATTATATATAAGTAAATTTTTAACTTTTATTAACATATCAATAATTTAATTATTTTTTATATAATTTTTAACTAAATAGGTGTAATATATACTTTAATTTTATTATTATTAATAAAGATATTAATAATTTTAAGTTTGGAGTTAATATGCACTTAACGTTATTGTTGCTTAGAAATGGTATGCCTGTTTTGTTACCTGAAGCAGCATGTAAGTATGATAAGAGTCTAGGCGTTGCTTATACAATGGATCCCATTATGAATGAGCAATTAGGGATTCCTACATCAGATAGTCCTTATAGTTATCTATATAGGTCAAACTTTACAAAGTTTGCTGTTGTAAGTGGTGCAAATTCTGAGATGAATGTAATGTTTATTTTTGGTAATAGTCCAGTATTATCTTGTCCTGTATTTATGGTCTTTACACTTCCATATGGCGTTGTTCGTGATGTAACAAAGAATGGTATAATGTTAGATAATACATTG contains these protein-coding regions:
- the nuoF gene encoding NADH-quinone oxidoreductase subunit NuoF produces the protein MLKDSDKVFTNLSGQYSPFLRSAKSRGIWSNILEILNLGPEHIIQEIKKSGLRGRGGAGFSTGLKWSFMPKTRKEGQPAYLIINADESEPGTCKDRDILRYDPHRLIEGILIAGFAMNVTTAYIYIRGEFYNEYLVLSKALEEAYKAKLIGKNACNSGYDLDIFIHRGAGAYICGEETAQLESLEGRKGMPRLKPPFPAAIGLYGCPTTINNVETIATVSEIMRRGSDWFASLGRENNTGTKIFCISGHVNNPCNVEEELGIPMKELIEKYAGGVRGGWDNLLAVIPGGSSVPMLPKSICDTVNMDFDSLRAVQSGLGTAGLIVMDKSTDLIAAIERLSHFYMHESCGQCTPCREGTGWMWRIMKKMVKGDATSESIDLLLNITHQVEGHTICALGDAAAWPIQGLIRHFRNVIEDRIRDYNNDKLT